GTCGTCGAACAGGTACACGTCCGGGCGGCGTACCACGGCGCGGGCGATGGCGAGGCGCTGGCGCTGGCCGCCGGAGACGTTCGAGCCGCCCTGCGCGATCTTCGCGTCCAGGCCGCCGTCCATGGCGGCCACGAAGTCCTCGGCCTGCGCGATCCGCAGGGCGTCCCACAGTTCCTCGTCGGTGGCGTCGGGTTTGCCGTAGCGGAGGTTGCTGGCGACCGTGCCGGAGAACAGGAAGGGCCGCTGCGGCACGAAGCCCACGTGCGGCCACAGGCTGTCCAGGTCGAGGTCGCGCACGTCCACGTCACCCAGGCGCACGCTGCCGCCCGTTGCGTCGAACAGGCGTGGAATCAGGTTCAGCAGCGTGGTCTTGCCCGCGCCGGTGCTGCCAATGATGGCGGTCGTCTGGCCGGGTCTTGCCGTGAAGGACACGTGCTCCAGCACCGGCACCTGCGCGCCCGGATACTGGAACGACACGTCCCGCAGTTCGATATCGGCGGCATGCAGCGCAGCGGTGACCGGATGTGCGGACGGCACCACCGAGGAGTCCGTGTCCAGCACGGCGCTGATCCGCTCGGCCGACACCGAGGCGCGCGGAATCATCATGGACATGAAGGTCGCCATCATGACGGCCATCAGGATCTGCATCAGGTAGGCCATGAACGCGGTGAGTGCGCCGACCTGCATCTCGCCGTTCTGCACGCGGCCCGCGCCGAACCACAGCACCGCCACCGTGGACACGTTCAGCACGATCATCACGATGGGGAAGACCAGGGCCTGAAGGCGGCCTACCGTCAGGGCCGCGTCCGTCAGGGTGGCGTTCGTTTCCCCGAAACGGGCGGTCTCGACGTCCTCGCGCACGAAGGCCCGCACCACGCGGATACCGGTGATCTGCTCGCGCAGCACGCGGTTCACGGAATCGATGGCGGTCTGCACGATCCGGAACTGCGGCAGCATCTGCCGGATCACCAGGCCCACGCCCAGGATCAGCAGTGGTACGGCCACCGTGATCAGCCACGACAGGGCCACGTCCTGCCGCAGCGCCATGATGATCCCGCCGATCATGGAGATCGGGGCGTTGACCATCATCGCCAGCGACATGAACATCAGCGTCTGCACCTGCGTGACGTCGTTGGTGGTGCGCGAGATCAGGGTGGGTGCGCCGAACTGCGCCACCTCGCGCGACGAGAAGGTGCCGACCCGGTGGAAGATTGCGGCCCGCAGGTCACGGCCCAGGCCCATCGACGTTCGGGCGCTGTAGTACACGGCCCATACGGTCGCGCCGATCTGAAGCAGGCTGAACAGCAGCATCCACCCGCCGGTGTGCAGGATGAAGGCGGTGTCGCCTACGGCCACGCCCTTGTCGATGATCTCGGCGTTCAGGGTGGGTAGATACAGGGCGGCCAGGGTCGTCGCCAGTTGCAGTGCCAGCACGGCCAGGATGGCTCTGGTGTACGGCCGGGCATACGTCAGGATCAGGCGGATCAGCATCGGAACTCCTCCGGCGGCGCTGAACTCACGGCGCGCCGCTCCACTCCGGCATGATGCGCCCATCTGGCCCGCCCGACCTCCGCCGAATGGCCAGTGGTGCCCGGCCGGGTCACGGCGCTACGATTGGGTGAGGAAGAGTGCCGCGCGGGTCACACGGCGCGTCCCTGGGGGCAGGGAAGATCGTCGGGGCTCCGGGACGGCGGGCCAGACGTTCGCCCGGGGACGTGTAGCATCGGGCGCATGACCCCTGCCGTGATTGCCGATCTGCGTTCCGATACCGTCACCACGCCCACGCCTGCCATGCGCGAGGCCATGGCGCAGGCGGCGGTGGGCGACGACGTGTACGGCGAGGATCCGACCGTCAATGCCCTCCAGGCCGAGGTGGCGCGCCTGACCGGTCATGAGGCGGGGCTGTTCATGCCGTCCGGCTCGATGACCAACCAGGTGGGGATCGCCGTGCACACGCGCCGGGGCGAGGAGGTCATCTGCGCCGAGGGCAGCCACATCTACGAGTGGGAGCTGGGCATGATGGCCGCGTTCAGCGGCGTGGTGCCGCGCTTCGTGCCCGCGCCGCTGGGGGTGCCCGCGCCGGAGGACGTCCGCGCGGCCGTGCGGCATTCGGTGCACCAGTCGCCCACCGGCCTGATCAGCCTGGAGAACACGCACAACAAGGCGGGCGGCACTGTGATCCCGCTGGACGTCCTCGCGCAGATCCGCGCTGTGGCCGACGACGAGGGTTTGCCCCTGCACCTCGACGGCGCGCGGGTCTTCAATGCCGCCGCCGCGCTGGGCGTGCCGCTCTCCGAGATCACGCGGCACTTCCACACGGTCAGCGTGTGCCTGAGCAAGGGGCTGGGCGCGCCGGTGGGCAGCGTGCTCGTCGGCAGCGCCGAGCATATGAAGGAGGCGCACCGCTACCGCAAGATGCTCGGCGGCGGCATGCGGCAGGCGGGCATTCTCGCGGCGGCGGGCCTGATCGCCCTGCGCGACGGCCCGACCTGGCTGCAGGACGACCACAGCCGGGCGCGCACCCTCGCCGAGGCCCTGGTCGGGGCCGGGTATGACGTGAACCTCGCGGCTGTCCAGACGAACATCATCTATGCGACCATCCCGGACGCCGCTGGGCGCAGCGCCGCGTGGGCCGAGAAGGGCGTGCTCGCCAATGCCCTCGGGCCGGATTCAGTGCGCTTCGTGCTGCACCATCAGATCGACGACGACGCGCTGGACGGCGCGATCCGGGTGCTGACCGCCTGACCGCCGCCACTCCCCCCAAGGGCGGAGGACGGCTGCGGGCCGCTCAGGGTAGGCTCTGGGTATGACCTGGCCGGACGCTCCCCTCGTTGCCGCCGACACCCAACCGGGTTCCACCGTCCCGCAGGGTGCGCCGGGCGTCCGGGCCGTCGACGGCAACCGCGCCGCGCTGACGCTGCTGATCGTGCAGAACGTGGTCGCGGCGCTGGGCGTGGGGCTGGACGTGCCCAGCGGCGGCAAGACCCTGCACGTGGGCCTTCACCTGCCGCTCGGGAGTGCGCTGCTGCTGTCGTTCGCCGTGCTGGTGCTGGTGGCCTTCACGGCCTTCCGCCCGGCCATGCGGGCACTCATGCAGGATTCCCGCTGGCGCACCCCGCCGTCGTGGGGACTGGCGCTGGCGGCCTTCGTGCTCGCGTTCCTGGTGTCGCGGGCCTTTGCGCTGGCGTATGTGAGTTTCTTTCCGGACTCGATCAGCGCCGTGCCGCAGTTCCTCACGACGGGCTCGGCGCTGGTGCCCATGCTGCTCGCGGCGGGCCTGCTGGTGCCGCTGGCCGAGGAGATCGCCTTCCGTGGGCTGATGATGCGCGGCCAGGAACGCGCCGCCGGATTTACGGTGGCCGCGCTGGCGACCACCGCCGCCTTCGCGGTCGCGCACGGCGTGCCCGCCAGTGTGGCGGGCATCCTGCCCTTGGCGTACGTGCTGGCGCGGCTGGTGCAGCACACCGGCAGCCTGTGGAACTCCGTGATCGTGCACGCGCTGAACAACACGCTGTCCATCGGTCTGGGCTCGCTCCTGGCCGGACAGAACCTGGGCGATGCCAGCCAGGCTGGCGCGGTGCTCGGCAGCTCCTCGCTGAAACTCCCGCTGGCCATCGGGGCGCTGCTGTTCGGCGTGGTCGTGCTGGTCGTGCTGCACCTGTGGCTGGTGCCCCGCCGCGATTCCACGGAACGCGT
The Deinococcus sp. KSM4-11 DNA segment above includes these coding regions:
- a CDS encoding low specificity L-threonine aldolase codes for the protein MTPAVIADLRSDTVTTPTPAMREAMAQAAVGDDVYGEDPTVNALQAEVARLTGHEAGLFMPSGSMTNQVGIAVHTRRGEEVICAEGSHIYEWELGMMAAFSGVVPRFVPAPLGVPAPEDVRAAVRHSVHQSPTGLISLENTHNKAGGTVIPLDVLAQIRAVADDEGLPLHLDGARVFNAAAALGVPLSEITRHFHTVSVCLSKGLGAPVGSVLVGSAEHMKEAHRYRKMLGGGMRQAGILAAAGLIALRDGPTWLQDDHSRARTLAEALVGAGYDVNLAAVQTNIIYATIPDAAGRSAAWAEKGVLANALGPDSVRFVLHHQIDDDALDGAIRVLTA
- a CDS encoding ABC transporter ATP-binding protein is translated as MLIRLILTYARPYTRAILAVLALQLATTLAALYLPTLNAEIIDKGVAVGDTAFILHTGGWMLLFSLLQIGATVWAVYYSARTSMGLGRDLRAAIFHRVGTFSSREVAQFGAPTLISRTTNDVTQVQTLMFMSLAMMVNAPISMIGGIIMALRQDVALSWLITVAVPLLILGVGLVIRQMLPQFRIVQTAIDSVNRVLREQITGIRVVRAFVREDVETARFGETNATLTDAALTVGRLQALVFPIVMIVLNVSTVAVLWFGAGRVQNGEMQVGALTAFMAYLMQILMAVMMATFMSMMIPRASVSAERISAVLDTDSSVVPSAHPVTAALHAADIELRDVSFQYPGAQVPVLEHVSFTARPGQTTAIIGSTGAGKTTLLNLIPRLFDATGGSVRLGDVDVRDLDLDSLWPHVGFVPQRPFLFSGTVASNLRYGKPDATDEELWDALRIAQAEDFVAAMDGGLDAKIAQGGSNVSGGQRQRLAIARAVVRRPDVYLFDDAFSALDLATDARLRRALKPVTQHATMIVVAQRVSTIVDFDQIIVLDDGRTVGQGTHDDLLLTCPTYQEIVQSQQAAQDEVAA
- a CDS encoding CPBP family intramembrane glutamic endopeptidase, with protein sequence MTWPDAPLVAADTQPGSTVPQGAPGVRAVDGNRAALTLLIVQNVVAALGVGLDVPSGGKTLHVGLHLPLGSALLLSFAVLVLVAFTAFRPAMRALMQDSRWRTPPSWGLALAAFVLAFLVSRAFALAYVSFFPDSISAVPQFLTTGSALVPMLLAAGLLVPLAEEIAFRGLMMRGQERAAGFTVAALATTAAFAVAHGVPASVAGILPLAYVLARLVQHTGSLWNSVIVHALNNTLSIGLGSLLAGQNLGDASQAGAVLGSSSLKLPLAIGALLFGVVVLVVLHLWLVPRRDSTERVAPGPWLSGAYVVIVLFGVGTMLSTFPAVTHLFGTLRGALH